The following coding sequences lie in one Vicia villosa cultivar HV-30 ecotype Madison, WI unplaced genomic scaffold, Vvil1.0 ctg.004176F_1_1, whole genome shotgun sequence genomic window:
- the LOC131641862 gene encoding uncharacterized protein LOC131641862, with amino-acid sequence MVTKGKLPRFPAELWIEKALTFSKERKEDDFEAIFSLLVYGLLLFPNIDNFVNKKNVIKVFMKGHPVPTLLGNTYYSIHLRNYYGKVMITCCTPLLYKWMKTIDSYGNFPNVHLLRIKGGINYSHILAHRQFGFPMDKRPRNILLDGFFLEEGIEDKEFKEMIANTWHPSHRKEIKDWKTKEDLSPEPLVEWISSRAAELRVPYLPETSSPPIEKPVARVVSPPTMEDLQLALKKMKKSREF; translated from the exons ATGGTTACTAAAGGAAAATTACCTAGATTTCCTGCTGAGCTTTGGATAGAGAAAGCTCTCACCTTttcaaaagaaagaaaggaagatgACTTTGAAGCTATATTTTCCCTACTGGTTTATGGATTGTTATTGTTCCCAAATATTGACAACTTTGTTAATAAGAAAAATGTCATCAAAGTCTTTATGAAAGGACACCCTGTTCCTACTTTGCTTGGGAACACTTACTACTCCATTCATTTGAGGAATTACTATGGAAAGGTAATGATCACCTGTTGTACTCCTTTGTTATACAAGTG GATGAAGACCATAGATAGCTATGGTAATTTCCCCAATGTACATCTTCTTCGTATAAAAGGAGGAATCAATTATAGCCATATTCTAGCTCATCGTCAATTTGGGTTTCCTATGGACAAAAGACCAAGGAATATCTTATTGGATGGATTTTTCCTTGAAGAGGGAATAGAGGACAAAGAGTTTAAAGAAATGATTGCTAATACTTGGCATCCAAGTCATAGAAAAGAAATCAAAGATTGGAAAACAAAAGAGGATCTTTCACCTGAGCCTTTAGTGGAATGGATTAGTTCAAGAGCTGCTGAACTTAGGGTGCCTTATCTCCCTGAGACATCTTCACCTCCTATTGAAAAACCAGTTGCACGTGTTGTTTCTCCTCCAACAATGGAAGATCTCCAATTAGCtctaaagaagatgaagaaatcacGAGAGTTTTAG